The following coding sequences lie in one Drosophila sulfurigaster albostrigata strain 15112-1811.04 chromosome 2R, ASM2355843v2, whole genome shotgun sequence genomic window:
- the LOC133838254 gene encoding solute carrier family 52, riboflavin transporter, member 3-A, which produces MSSGTKNNGHSGAVYAVLSTPNDAGFGTRQFDRCANDEPSELSAFFRRGSRHIIANNKMELKAAGNAFKNRNWIVDLLAIFFGIGTWLGVNGSFIQLPLLVNEAPEGWSLPSYLSVMVQLGNLGPLLYTAFQKYSPWKLNDGWTIHAVLAIGTLSCIFTAFFYNKTATIMGNEHSVALFILTIFTAVNACTSSVLFMPYMGRFKEQYMVTYFIGEGLSGLLPSVTALIQGIGNTGSCVLVNVTETGEEIYEQETQPPLFDTKVFFLILFGLMVLSYIGYTLLHALPLSKREYAQVTVSKGNKYEYGQDDNQPTKVEKLSRGQYIGMLLLMGAISLFSNGMFGSIQSYSSAPYGTRAYHLSATLSVIANPVACFLAMFLHFTSLRVIYVLSTLAAILTGYVFTTAVLSPYPPLYDQTIGMVLVVTAWTLVLGIVSYTKLGITTVMRAQGGQSLVWVGAITQLGSAIGAVSIFFAINYTRYFVAADTSC; this is translated from the exons ATGCGCCAACGACGAGCCGAGCGAGCTGAGTGCATTCTTCAGGAGAGGCTCACGCCACATcattgccaacaacaagatgGAGCTTAAAGCCGCAGGCAATGCGTTCAAGAATCGCAATTGGATCGTCGATCTGCTGGCCATATTCTTTGGCATCGGCACTTGGTTGGGCGTCAATGGCAGCTTCATTCAGTTGCCGTTGCTGGTGAACGAGGCGCCCGAAGGCTGGAGTCTGCCCTCGTATCTCAGCGTCATGGTGCAATTGGGAAATCTCGGACCACTGCTCTACACTGCCTTTCAAAAGTACTCACCGTGGAAGCTCAACGATGGCTGGACCATCCACGCAGTGCTCGCCATTGGCACGCTCTCCTGCATCTTCACTGCCTTCTTCTACAACAAAACAGCCACGATCATGGGCAACGAGCACAGCGTGGCGCTCTTCATTCTGACCATCTTCACGGCGGTCAATGCGTGCACAAGTTCGGTGCTCTTCATGCCCTACATGGGACGCTTCAAGGAGCAGTACATGGTCACCTATTTCATTGGTGAGGGCTTGAGTGGTCTGCTGCCCAGTGTAACGGCTCTCATCCAAGGCATTGGCAACACGGGCAGCTGTGTGCTGGTGAATGTGACCGAAACAGGAGAGGAAATTTACGAGCAGGAAACTCAGCCGCCGCTCTTCGACACCAAGGTGTTCTTCCTCATCTTATTCGGTCTAATGGTGCTCAGCTATATTGGCTACACGCTGCTCCATGCGCTGCCCTTATCGAAGCGAGAATACGCTCAGGTGACTGTGAGCAAGGGCAATAAGTACGAGTATGGACAGGATGATAATCAGCCCACCAAAGTGGAGAAACTAAGTAGGGGACAATACATTGgcatgctgctgttgatgggCGCCATCTCGTTGTTCAGCAATGGCATGTTTGGCAGCATTCAATCCTACTCGAGTGCTCCATATGGCACAAGGGCGTATCATCTGTCGGCCACGCTGAGTGTGATTGCCAATCCGGTTGCCTGTTTCTTGGCCATGTTCCTGCATTTCACATCACTGCGCGTGATCTATGTGCTCTCCACGCTCGCTGCAATCCTCACCGGCTATGTGTTTACCACCGCTGTGCTGAGTCCCTATCCGCCACTCTATGACCAAACTATTGGCATGGTCTTGGTC GTGACAGCTTGGACTCTGGTGCTCGGCATTGTTAGCTACACGAAGCTGGGCATCACCACGGTTATGCGTGCTCAGGGCGGACAATCCTTGGTCTGGGTGGGCGCCATTACGCAGCTGGGTTCAGCCATTGGCGCCGTCTCCATATTCTTTGCAATTAACTACACACGATACTTTGTGGCTGCAGATACGTCTtgttga
- the LOC133838263 gene encoding uncharacterized protein LOC133838263: MDNADKSEEKLRVIFEANDGENPQTNICSYLENLQDRLKLTVKQHSQIINSSVSLIKELGEVSTMLTLSQAGSDLQITKIKRLIMEFENMHSGDSGQALSCNEVRNLQGIIADYRRLDESHLLQDSLMCCKLANESLNKVQTLMNQLTANGWKTSEASPQGSLILGANPSANCSLREKIRAFNQASEQGKNPLQNFAMCFSSKSNTDIMPSRSHTNSGYEGDVDSEVDKSLQS; this comes from the exons ATGGACAATGCCGACAAAAGTGAAGAGAAACTTCGTG TTATATTCGAAGCAAATGATGGGGAAAATCCGCAGACCAACATTTGCAGCTATTTAGAGAATCTACAGGATCGTCTCAAACTGACCGTAAAACAGCATTCCCAAATAATTAACTCATCGGTAAGTCTGATCAAGGAGCTGGGCGAGGTGTCCACAATGCTGACATTGAGCCAAGCGGGTTCAGATCTGCAGATCACGAAAATCAAGCGCTTGATCATGGAATTCGAAAATATGCACTCTGGCGACTCAGGTCAAGCTCTAAGCTGCAACGAAGTGAGAAATCTTCAGGGAATTATTGCGGATTATCGACGTCTGGACGAGAGTCATTTGCTGCAAGACAGTCTAATGTGTTGTAAACTGGCCAATGAATCATTGAACAAAGTGCAAACGCTGATGAATCAATTGACAGCAAATGGCTGGAAAACGAGTGAAGCATCGCCACAGGGAAGTCTAATTTTAGGTGCTAATCCGAGTGCCAATTGCAGTTTGCGAGAGAAGATACGGGCATTCAATCAAGCCTCTGAGCAGGGCAAGAATCCACTTCAAAACTTCGCAATGTGCTTCAGCAGTAAGAGCAACACAGATATTATGCCCAGCCGATCCCACACGAACTCCGGCTACGAGGGAGATGTGGACAGTGAAGTGGATAAGTCGTTGCAATCGTGA
- the LOC133838250 gene encoding DDB1- and CUL4-associated factor 5 isoform X2, translating to MSYMRSSCGSSLNLDHALAARELDHTERSNLEASIFRQRLHAAENLYQRNLAGHYGCVNALEFSHGGEYLASGGDDKRVLLWHVDQTLASVGQEQPNVMYGEHASNIFCLGFDSHNKYIFSGGNDDLVIQHDLGTGKNLNYFSHDGPVYGLSVDRTSTNLFSVATEHGEILVYDLRAGKTDPLAIAKFRTPFNAVEFHPLNGNFLATANAKRGAQLWDLRHHTQALCQYNYITESPSCMSVRFNCNGSLLLTLHRRLPPILYSPSSSEPLCSFYHDEYFNSCTMKSCTFAGPQDELVVSGSDNFNMFIWRLDGVDLEKKNQWIDTLPVILTGHRSIVNQVRYNRQRCLLASSGVEKIIKFWSPFAQHGWEGSLMEPSDTPYCTRTLHRNASDHVSQDFSTRNMEEDQVMLAFFDTLVQRELEAWNCMSSTGNATGHQTISSDSSSVSSTEHSESSTQSEEEQSEVDTPNVSELSWLTHPNRIFYLIAKKRRALLELAVKGTGGQHRNVEQLLARLMGEQRQVATQARISEWLEETHRLFGDDDLPTTSAEAAARERSRRESISQPASRSPRKPPELRKA from the exons ATGAGTTATATGAGAAGCAGCTGTGGCTCCAGCCTCAATCTGGATCATGCGCTGGCCGCACGCGAACTGGATCACACGGAGCGCAGCAATCTGGAGGCGAGCATCTTCAGGCAGCGTCTACATGCGGCCGAGAATCTCTATCAGCGAAATTTAGCCGGCCACTATGGCTGTGTGAATGCGCTGGAGTTTAGCCATGGTGGCGAATACTTGGCATCTG GTGGCGATGACAAGCGTGTGCTGCTTTGGCATGTGGATCAAACTCTAGCAAGTGTGGGGCAGGAGCAGCCCAATGTCATGTACGGGGAACATGCCAGCAACATCTTCTGTCTGGGTTTCGATAGCCACAACAAGTATATCTTCTCTGGCGGCAATGATGATCTGGTCATACAGCATGATCTGGGCAC TGGCAAGAACTTGAATTACTTTTCACACGACGGTCCGGTTTATGGCCTCAGCGTGGACAGGACGAGCACGAATTTGTTCAGCGTCGCCACTGAGCATGGCGAGATTCTCGTCTATGATCTGCGTGCGGGCAAAACGGATCCTTTGGCCATTGCCAAGTTTCGCACGCCATTCAATGCTGTTGAATTTCATCCACTCAATGGCAACTTTTTGGCCACGGCCAATGCCAAACGTGGCGCCCAGCTTTGGGATCTGCGTCATCACACACA AGCTCTTTGTCAATACAATTACATAACCGAATCTCCCAGCTGCATGAGCGTGCGCTTCAATTGCAATGGGAGCTTATTGCTCACCCTGCATCGTCGCTTGCCACCCATTTTGTATAGTCCCAGCTCATCGGAACCGTTGTGCTCCTTTTATCATGATGAATACTTTAATTCCTGCACCATGAAGAGCTGCACCTTTGCTGGGCCACAGGATGAGCTCGTCGTCTCTGGTTCGGACAACTTTAACATGTTCATCTGGCGTCTGGATGGCGTTGATT tGGAGAAGAAGAATCAGTGGATAGATACGCTGCCTGTGATTCTGACTGGGCATCGTTCCATTGTCAATCAAGTGCGCTACAATCGTCAACGCTGTCTACTCGCTTCCTCTGGTGTGGAGAAGATTATCAAG TTCTGGAGCCCCTTTGCCCAACATGGCTGGGAGGGTTCGTTGATGGAGCCTTCTGATACGCCTTATTGCACGCGTACACTGCATCGCAATGCGTCGGATCATGTGTCTCAGGATTTCAGCACACGCAATATGGAAGAGGATCAGGTGATGCTTGCCTTCTTCGACACGTTGGTACAACGCGAGCTGGAAGCGTGGAACTGCATGAGCAGCACAGGCAATGCCACTGGACATCAGACAatcagcagcgacagcagctcgGTCAGCTCCACAGAGCACAGCGAGAGCAGCACACAATCGGAGGAGGAACAGAGCGAAGTTGATACCCCCAATGTTAGTGAACTCAGCTGGCTAACGCATCCGAATCGCATCTTCTATCTGATAGCTAAAAAGCGCCGAGCGTTGTTGGAGCTGGCAGTGAAGGGTACCGGAGGACAACATCGCAATGTGGAGCAGCTGCTGGCACGACTGATGGGGGAACAGCGACAAGTGGCCACACAGGCGCGCATCAGCGAGTGGCTGGAGGAGACGCATCGTCTATTTGGCGATGACGATTTACCCACCACATCCGCTGAGGCGGCGGCAAGGGAACGCAGTCGTCGGGAGTCTATTTCGCAGCCCGCCAGTCGCAGTCCCAGGAAGCCGCCCGAGCTGCGTAAGG
- the LOC133838250 gene encoding DDB1- and CUL4-associated factor 5 isoform X1 gives MSYMRSSCGSSLNLDHALAARELDHTERSNLEASIFRQRLHAAENLYQRNLAGHYGCVNALEFSHGGEYLASGGDDKRVLLWHVDQTLASVGQEQPNVMYGEHASNIFCLGFDSHNKYIFSGGNDDLVIQHDLGTGKNLNYFSHDGPVYGLSVDRTSTNLFSVATEHGEILVYDLRAGKTDPLAIAKFRTPFNAVEFHPLNGNFLATANAKRGAQLWDLRHHTQALCQYNYITESPSCMSVRFNCNGSLLLTLHRRLPPILYSPSSSEPLCSFYHDEYFNSCTMKSCTFAGPQDELVVSGSDNFNMFIWRLDGVDLEKKNQWIDTLPVILTGHRSIVNQVRYNRQRCLLASSGVEKIIKFWSPFAQHGWEGSLMEPSDTPYCTRTLHRNASDHVSQDFSTRNMEEDQVMLAFFDTLVQRELEAWNCMSSTGNATGHQTISSDSSSVSSTEHSESSTQSEEEQSEVDTPNVSELSWLTHPNRIFYLIAKKRRALLELAVKGTGGQHRNVEQLLARLMGEQRQVATQARISEWLEETHRLFGDDDLPTTSAEAAARERSRRESISQPASRSPRKPPELRKVESLQTSFEQLDRKRKLMRLRFAAIKRRCTVRRPRVEVQENDTADAYDADWAEEEDDNLPPLGAHEANDVNNDDDDSNSNPDDSTSNTSMEAQLSQAPSTSNSLHFVLDATEANNNSQMAENNNNKINNQIPTTGTCHSETTTSTTSSSSQTNI, from the exons ATGAGTTATATGAGAAGCAGCTGTGGCTCCAGCCTCAATCTGGATCATGCGCTGGCCGCACGCGAACTGGATCACACGGAGCGCAGCAATCTGGAGGCGAGCATCTTCAGGCAGCGTCTACATGCGGCCGAGAATCTCTATCAGCGAAATTTAGCCGGCCACTATGGCTGTGTGAATGCGCTGGAGTTTAGCCATGGTGGCGAATACTTGGCATCTG GTGGCGATGACAAGCGTGTGCTGCTTTGGCATGTGGATCAAACTCTAGCAAGTGTGGGGCAGGAGCAGCCCAATGTCATGTACGGGGAACATGCCAGCAACATCTTCTGTCTGGGTTTCGATAGCCACAACAAGTATATCTTCTCTGGCGGCAATGATGATCTGGTCATACAGCATGATCTGGGCAC TGGCAAGAACTTGAATTACTTTTCACACGACGGTCCGGTTTATGGCCTCAGCGTGGACAGGACGAGCACGAATTTGTTCAGCGTCGCCACTGAGCATGGCGAGATTCTCGTCTATGATCTGCGTGCGGGCAAAACGGATCCTTTGGCCATTGCCAAGTTTCGCACGCCATTCAATGCTGTTGAATTTCATCCACTCAATGGCAACTTTTTGGCCACGGCCAATGCCAAACGTGGCGCCCAGCTTTGGGATCTGCGTCATCACACACA AGCTCTTTGTCAATACAATTACATAACCGAATCTCCCAGCTGCATGAGCGTGCGCTTCAATTGCAATGGGAGCTTATTGCTCACCCTGCATCGTCGCTTGCCACCCATTTTGTATAGTCCCAGCTCATCGGAACCGTTGTGCTCCTTTTATCATGATGAATACTTTAATTCCTGCACCATGAAGAGCTGCACCTTTGCTGGGCCACAGGATGAGCTCGTCGTCTCTGGTTCGGACAACTTTAACATGTTCATCTGGCGTCTGGATGGCGTTGATT tGGAGAAGAAGAATCAGTGGATAGATACGCTGCCTGTGATTCTGACTGGGCATCGTTCCATTGTCAATCAAGTGCGCTACAATCGTCAACGCTGTCTACTCGCTTCCTCTGGTGTGGAGAAGATTATCAAG TTCTGGAGCCCCTTTGCCCAACATGGCTGGGAGGGTTCGTTGATGGAGCCTTCTGATACGCCTTATTGCACGCGTACACTGCATCGCAATGCGTCGGATCATGTGTCTCAGGATTTCAGCACACGCAATATGGAAGAGGATCAGGTGATGCTTGCCTTCTTCGACACGTTGGTACAACGCGAGCTGGAAGCGTGGAACTGCATGAGCAGCACAGGCAATGCCACTGGACATCAGACAatcagcagcgacagcagctcgGTCAGCTCCACAGAGCACAGCGAGAGCAGCACACAATCGGAGGAGGAACAGAGCGAAGTTGATACCCCCAATGTTAGTGAACTCAGCTGGCTAACGCATCCGAATCGCATCTTCTATCTGATAGCTAAAAAGCGCCGAGCGTTGTTGGAGCTGGCAGTGAAGGGTACCGGAGGACAACATCGCAATGTGGAGCAGCTGCTGGCACGACTGATGGGGGAACAGCGACAAGTGGCCACACAGGCGCGCATCAGCGAGTGGCTGGAGGAGACGCATCGTCTATTTGGCGATGACGATTTACCCACCACATCCGCTGAGGCGGCGGCAAGGGAACGCAGTCGTCGGGAGTCTATTTCGCAGCCCGCCAGTCGCAGTCCCAGGAAGCCGCCCGAGCTGCGTAAGG TGGAATCGCTGCAGACCTCTTTTGAGCAGCTGGATCGCAAGCGAAAGCTGATGCGTTTACGGTTTGCGGCCATCAAACGAAGATGCACGGTGCGACGTCCAAGAGTTGAGGTACAGGAGAATGATACTGCTGACGCCTACGATGCAGACTGGGCTGAAGAGGAGGATGATAATTTGCCGCCTTTGGGGGCCCACGAAGCTAACGATgtcaacaacgacgacgatgacagcaacagcaatcctGATGACAGCACGTCCAACACATCGATGGAGGCACAATTGTCGCAGGCGCCAAGCACCTCGAATTCACTGCATTTTGTGTTGGACGCCACCGAGGCCAACAATAATAGCCAAATGGCCgagaataacaataataaaatcaacaatcaAATCCCGACCACTGGGACCTGTCACTCAGAGACAACCACATCCACTACGTCCTCCTCGAGTCAgacaaacatttaa
- the LOC133838252 gene encoding uncharacterized protein LOC133838252 isoform X1, whose amino-acid sequence MAPGAHLKLQLIVLFLVVAIRPNAGQQDNATTIDSYSRLVAPILEHLNDTLQLHLNNLRESDNLLVKCLLQQTNIPIVVSNDMSVTKSVFVSKLLHHFLIYDTVQELEEQLYQFSDTGNFYIIALLHTIEEEQQRLQQIMQTIWHQQGHNRIYYIRQQAEQLLLYNPFQDSIVLVQDAFSYRRIYANLHGYALRAYIFDSVYSALYGDGEKQQVLRVTGPDANVGEIVAKKLNLTLNYVWPDDEFFGGLMPDGNYSGGVGRAHRHELDVIFAGFFIKDYLTTRIQFSAAVYMDDLCLYVQKAQRIPQSIVPLFAVRPDVWLCFLLVGIICAFIWMCLRALNLCLRIERIQEQQLGSRKDVHYLSTAWRIFIDTWVVWVRVNIVQYPPYNSERIFLASICLVSVIFGALLESSLATAYIRPLYYRDPNTLAELDASQLPIYIKHPAFKDDLFYGHDSEVYRRLDAKMMLVGEGEDRLINMVSRLGKFAGVTRSASLELSDRRYIQTHKVHKIPECPKTYHIGYVLPKPSAYLEGINAILQQILAGGLLDFWIDEMKERAKMNIFQYPEYLAELNASRWKVFTLKDVQLAFYALAIGCALSAVVWLLELWLK is encoded by the exons ATGGCGCCGGGGGCACACCTAAAGCTACAGTTAATTGTGTTGTTTCTCGTGGTCGCAATCAGACCCAATGCTGGACAGCAGGACAATGCGACTACCATCGATAGCTACTCTAGACTTGTGGCACCAATACTCGAGCACCTCAACGATACGCTTCAGCTACACTTGAACAATCTAAGGGAAAGCGATAACTTGCTGGTCAAGTGTCTGCTGCAACAAACGAATATTCCTATAGTTGTCTCCAATGATATGTCAGTGACAAAGTCCGTATTCGTCTCCAAGTTGCTGCATCATTTCTTGATCTATGACACTGTGCAGGAACTAGAAGAGCAGCTTTATCAGTTCTCAGATACTGGCAACTTCTATATAATTGCTTTGCTACACACTATAGAAGAGGAGCAACAACGTTTGCAGCAGATCATGCAGACAATTTGGCATCAACAAGGACACAATCGCATCTACTACATTCGACAGCAGGCAGAGCAACTGCTACTTTATAACCCTTTTCAAGATAGCATTGTCCTGGTGCAGGATGCGTTTAGCTATCGACGCATTTACGCCAATCTTCATGGCTATGCCTTGCGTGCTTACATCTTTGACTCCGTCTACTCGGCTCTCTATGGTGATGGTGAGAAACAGCAGGTCCTAAGAGTAACTGGTCCCGATGCCAATGTAGGCGAGATTGTGGCCAAGAAGCTCAATCTAACCCTGAACTACGTGTGGCCGGACGACGAGTTCTTCGG CGGTCTGATGCCTGATGGCAATTATAGCGGCGGCGTGGGACGTGCCCATCGCCACGAACTGGACGTCATCTTTGCGGGCTTCTTCATCAAGGATTACCTGACTACACGCATTCAGTTCTCGGCCGCTGTCTACATGGATGATCTCTGTCTCTATGTGCAAAAGGCTCAGCGTATTCCCCAATCGATTGTACCTCTCTTTGCTGTTCGTCCGGATGTCTGGCTCTGCTTTTTGCTTGTCGGCATAATCTGTGCCTTTATCTGGATGTGTTTGCGTGCTCTGAATCTTTGCCTGCGCATTGAGCGTATCCAAGAACAGCAACTGGGCAGTAGAAAAGATGTGCATTATCTGAGTACTGCTTGGCGCATCTTCATCGATACTTGGGTGGTTTGGGTGCGCGTCAATATTGTGCAATATCCGCCCTACAACTCGGAGCGAATTTTTCTCGCTTCCATCTGCCTGGTCAGCGTTATCTTCGGCGCTCTGCTGGAGTCCAGCTTGGCCACCGCCTACATACGTCCGCTATATTATCGTGATCCCAATACATTGGCTGAACTCGATGCATCGCAATTGCCCATCTACATTAAGCATCCGGCGTTCAAGGATGATTTGTTCTATGGCCACGACTCGGAGGTTTATCGTCGGCTTGATGCGAAGATGATGTTGGTGGGCGAGGGGGAGGATCGCCTTATCAATATGGTCTCCAGACTGGGCAAATTCGCTGGCGTGACACGCTCAGCGAGTCTGGAGTTGAGCGACAGACGCTACATTCAGACGCACAAGGTGCACAAGATACCCGAGTGCCCAAAGACCTATCACATTGGCTATGTGCTGCCCAAGCCGTCAGCCTACTTGGAAGGCATCAATGCCATACTCCAGCAGATCTTGGCCGGCGGTCTTTTGGATTTTTGGATTGACGAGATGAAGGAACGCGCCAAGATGAATATCTTTCAATACCCCGAATACCTGGCCGAACTAAATGCGAGCAGATGGAAGGTCTTCACGCTAAAGGATGTGCAATTGGCCTTCTATGCCTTGGCCATTGGTTGTGCGCTCTCTGCAGTTGTTTGGCTCTTAGAGCTCTGgcttaaataa
- the LOC133838252 gene encoding uncharacterized protein LOC133838252 isoform X2, which translates to MPDGNYSGGVGRAHRHELDVIFAGFFIKDYLTTRIQFSAAVYMDDLCLYVQKAQRIPQSIVPLFAVRPDVWLCFLLVGIICAFIWMCLRALNLCLRIERIQEQQLGSRKDVHYLSTAWRIFIDTWVVWVRVNIVQYPPYNSERIFLASICLVSVIFGALLESSLATAYIRPLYYRDPNTLAELDASQLPIYIKHPAFKDDLFYGHDSEVYRRLDAKMMLVGEGEDRLINMVSRLGKFAGVTRSASLELSDRRYIQTHKVHKIPECPKTYHIGYVLPKPSAYLEGINAILQQILAGGLLDFWIDEMKERAKMNIFQYPEYLAELNASRWKVFTLKDVQLAFYALAIGCALSAVVWLLELWLK; encoded by the coding sequence ATGCCTGATGGCAATTATAGCGGCGGCGTGGGACGTGCCCATCGCCACGAACTGGACGTCATCTTTGCGGGCTTCTTCATCAAGGATTACCTGACTACACGCATTCAGTTCTCGGCCGCTGTCTACATGGATGATCTCTGTCTCTATGTGCAAAAGGCTCAGCGTATTCCCCAATCGATTGTACCTCTCTTTGCTGTTCGTCCGGATGTCTGGCTCTGCTTTTTGCTTGTCGGCATAATCTGTGCCTTTATCTGGATGTGTTTGCGTGCTCTGAATCTTTGCCTGCGCATTGAGCGTATCCAAGAACAGCAACTGGGCAGTAGAAAAGATGTGCATTATCTGAGTACTGCTTGGCGCATCTTCATCGATACTTGGGTGGTTTGGGTGCGCGTCAATATTGTGCAATATCCGCCCTACAACTCGGAGCGAATTTTTCTCGCTTCCATCTGCCTGGTCAGCGTTATCTTCGGCGCTCTGCTGGAGTCCAGCTTGGCCACCGCCTACATACGTCCGCTATATTATCGTGATCCCAATACATTGGCTGAACTCGATGCATCGCAATTGCCCATCTACATTAAGCATCCGGCGTTCAAGGATGATTTGTTCTATGGCCACGACTCGGAGGTTTATCGTCGGCTTGATGCGAAGATGATGTTGGTGGGCGAGGGGGAGGATCGCCTTATCAATATGGTCTCCAGACTGGGCAAATTCGCTGGCGTGACACGCTCAGCGAGTCTGGAGTTGAGCGACAGACGCTACATTCAGACGCACAAGGTGCACAAGATACCCGAGTGCCCAAAGACCTATCACATTGGCTATGTGCTGCCCAAGCCGTCAGCCTACTTGGAAGGCATCAATGCCATACTCCAGCAGATCTTGGCCGGCGGTCTTTTGGATTTTTGGATTGACGAGATGAAGGAACGCGCCAAGATGAATATCTTTCAATACCCCGAATACCTGGCCGAACTAAATGCGAGCAGATGGAAGGTCTTCACGCTAAAGGATGTGCAATTGGCCTTCTATGCCTTGGCCATTGGTTGTGCGCTCTCTGCAGTTGTTTGGCTCTTAGAGCTCTGgcttaaataa